Genomic DNA from Pyruvatibacter sp.:
ACCCTCAAGGGTCACGGTGATGCCACTTGCAATGGCAATAGGCATTTTACCGATACGCGACATCTTTATTCGCTCCTATCCCGCTGGTTTGTTCCAAGACAGCCCTTTCAAAAGGGGCGCCCTAGAACACCTGGCAGAGAACCTCGCCACCCACATTTTCCTCACGCGCAATATGATCGGACATCACGCCTTTGGGTGTGGACAGAATGGAAATACCAAGCCCGTTATAGACCCGCGGCAAATCCGTCACCGCGGAATAGACCCGTCGGCCCGGCTTTGACACACGCTTGATTTCGCGGATCACCGGAGTGCCCTCGAAATATTTGAGCTCGATCTCGAACTCCTTGCGGCCGTTTTCAAACGACACTTCCGCATAGCCGCGGATGTAACCTTCAGCCTGCAGCACATCCAGAACGCGCCGACGCAGGTTTGAACCTGGTGTCTGCACCTTGGATTTGCCGCGCATCTGGCCGTTGCGGATACGCGTCAGCATATCGCCGAGAGGATCAGAAAATGACATCTTTCGTTCTCCCTACCAGCTCGACTTGACCAGGCCCGGAATCTGGCCCGCAGAGCCCAGATCCCGAAGCGCGATACGCGACATTTTCAGCTTGCGGTAATAGCCACGCGGGCGACCGGAGATTTCGCAACGGTTGCGAACCCGGCTCGGCGCAGAATTACGCGGCAGCGATGACAGCTTGAGCTGCGCCTGAATGCGCTCCTCAATCGGCACCGACTGATCTTTAACAATCGCCCGCAGCGCGTCGCGCTTTGAAGCGTATTTCTTGACAAGACGCTGACGGGTCTTGTTTTTCTCGATGGCGCTTTTTTTCGCCATGCTTATCCTCCTAGTCCCAACCGTATCGAGGGCTTTTGCCTACGACGTGAAGGGGAAGTTGAGTTCGCGAAGGAGAGCCCTCGCCTCGTCATCAGTTGAAGCCGTTGTGCAGACGATGATGTCCATCCCCCACACATGATCCACGTCGTCGTAATTCACTTCCGGAAACACGATGTGTTCCTTCAGGCCCATGGCGTAGTTGCCGTTGCCATCAAAGCTCTTGGGGTTCAGCCCGCGAAAGTCACGCACGCGCGGCAGAGCAATATTCACCAGCCGGTCAATGAACTCATACATGCGCACACGCCGCAGGGTTACCTTGGCGCCAATGTTCATGCCTTCACGCAGCTTGAACGTGGCTTCTGATTTCTTCGCCTTTGTGATGACAGCCTTCTGACCGGTAATGGTCTCAAGCGCCGTCACCGCAGACGCAACCTTTTTGCTGTCGCCCACGGCAACACCAGCACCGATGTTCAGCACGACCTTGTCGAGCCGCGGCACCTGCATAGGGTTTTTGTAGCCAAACTCCTCAACGAGTTTTGGACGGATCGTTGCGTCATACGCAGCGCGCACACGCGGCACGTAATTGTCCGTGGCTTGGGCCGTATCAGACATCAATCACTTCTCCTGAGCGCTTGGCGACACGGACCTTGCGGCCGTCATCAAGCGTCTTGAAACCAACCCGCGTTGCGCCGCCCTCTTTGGGGTCTTCAATCGCGATGTTCGAAATATGGATCGGGGCCTCTTTGGTGATGATCCCGCCCTGGGCCTGTGGCGTCTGGCGCTGATGACGCTTCACCATGTTGACGCCCTGAACAACCGCGCGATTTTCCTCGCGAAGCACCTTCAGAACCTCACCGGTTTTACCCTTGTCCTTGCCGGTGGTCACAACCACCTTGTCGCCCTTGCGAATTTTCAGTTTCACGGTCATGGCTTTACAGCACCTCCGGTGCAAGCGAGACGATCTTCATCATGTTCTTGGCGCGCAGCTCACGGGTTACCGGGCCAAAGATACGTGTGCCGATGGGCTCGCCATTGGCGTTCACCAGCACAGCCGCATTGCTGTCAAACCGGATCGCGCTGCCGTCGGCACGGCGGATTTCCTTTGCCGTGCGCACGATGACCGCCTTCATGACGTCACCCTTCTTCACGCGGCCACGGGGGATCGCTTC
This window encodes:
- the rplN gene encoding 50S ribosomal protein L14 — protein: MIQMQSNLDVADNSGARRVQCIKVLGGSKRKYAGVGDTIVVSIKEAIPRGRVKKGDVMKAVIVRTAKEIRRADGSAIRFDSNAAVLVNANGEPIGTRIFGPVTRELRAKNMMKIVSLAPEVL
- the rpsH gene encoding 30S ribosomal protein S8, whose translation is MSFSDPLGDMLTRIRNGQMRGKSKVQTPGSNLRRRVLDVLQAEGYIRGYAEVSFENGRKEFEIELKYFEGTPVIREIKRVSKPGRRVYSAVTDLPRVYNGLGISILSTPKGVMSDHIAREENVGGEVLCQVF
- the rpsN gene encoding 30S ribosomal protein S14, which gives rise to MAKKSAIEKNKTRQRLVKKYASKRDALRAIVKDQSVPIEERIQAQLKLSSLPRNSAPSRVRNRCEISGRPRGYYRKLKMSRIALRDLGSAGQIPGLVKSSW
- the rplE gene encoding 50S ribosomal protein L5; amino-acid sequence: MSDTAQATDNYVPRVRAAYDATIRPKLVEEFGYKNPMQVPRLDKVVLNIGAGVAVGDSKKVASAVTALETITGQKAVITKAKKSEATFKLREGMNIGAKVTLRRVRMYEFIDRLVNIALPRVRDFRGLNPKSFDGNGNYAMGLKEHIVFPEVNYDDVDHVWGMDIIVCTTASTDDEARALLRELNFPFTS
- the rplX gene encoding 50S ribosomal protein L24; its protein translation is MTVKLKIRKGDKVVVTTGKDKGKTGEVLKVLREENRAVVQGVNMVKRHQRQTPQAQGGIITKEAPIHISNIAIEDPKEGGATRVGFKTLDDGRKVRVAKRSGEVIDV